Below is a window of Streptomyces sp. ITFR-16 DNA.
CGCCCGCGCCCCGGGTGCTCGACCGGCTGGTCGACGAGGTCGCGGTCAAACGCGCCCGGCGCACGAGGCGCAACCGCTTCCTGGCCGCGGCGGCCGCGGCCCTGATCATCGGCGGCCCGGTGGCCGCCGTCATGGCCACCGGCAACGACCGGCCCTCGGCCGAGGCGGCCGATCCGCATCCCACCAGTCCGGCCGAGGACGCCTTCTTCCACCACATGAAGGAGAAGGTGGAGGCGACCGACCCGGCGACCGCCGTCGGCGCCACGATCGGCATGGAGCCCAAGGCCTGGGGCACCCACACGGTCCTGGAACTGACGAATGTGAAGGGCCCGCAGAAATGCCGGCTGATCGCCGTCTCCAGGACCGGCGAGGAGGAGGTCGTCACCTCCTGGTCCGTGCCGAAATGGGGATACGGCATCAAGGACTCCCCTCATCCCACCGCCAGATACCCGCTTTATGTGCACGGCGGAGCGGCCATGGCGCGGGCCGACATCGACCACTTCGAGGTCCGTACGTTCGACGGCGACCGGCTGGTGAGCATCGGCGCCTGAGGCGCGTACCGCGGCCACCGGCGCGCCCCGAAACGCAATCGATACCCCGGCGCGCGAGATCGATACGTGCGGCAGGTGCGCGAAGGCCCCCCTTCGCATAGGGTTGACGGCTGCCCAATGCACGTCAGAAGGGGGCCTCGGTGGCCGCGCAGGATGCCGCTGTCGATTCGTTGCGGGACCGGGAAATCGGTGTCGAGCAGGAACATCTCGACCGTGTTTACCACCGCCTCGAGGAGAAGATCCACGAGGCGGAATTTCTCATGAATGACGCCGTCAAACGCGGCCAGGTGGGTACACCGGGAGCGCTCGCGGAACGCGACGCCCAGGTGTTCCGCGCCGGAATCCACCTCAACCGGCTGAACAGCGAGTTCGAGGAC
It encodes the following:
- a CDS encoding zf-HC2 domain-containing protein; the protein is MSDHEWEPFGPRPAGPSRPGFVPAPAGPADEAAHDAAGAYVLGILDDAEATAFEAHLAHCARCAAHLDEFAGLEPMLAMLAESPAPAPGARPLPHVPAPPAPRVLDRLVDEVAVKRARRTRRNRFLAAAAAALIIGGPVAAVMATGNDRPSAEAADPHPTSPAEDAFFHHMKEKVEATDPATAVGATIGMEPKAWGTHTVLELTNVKGPQKCRLIAVSRTGEEEVVTSWSVPKWGYGIKDSPHPTARYPLYVHGGAAMARADIDHFEVRTFDGDRLVSIGA